The Paenibacillus sp. FSL R7-0345 DNA segment ATTTAACCCTGAAATCTTTCCATACAGCAAGCTGCTGGAGCTGTTCTGGCAGCAGATTGATCCGACAGATGCCGGCGGACAGTTCCATGACCGCGGGACTTCTTACGGCACTGCCATCTTCTATCATTCCGAAGAGCAGCGCCAGGAAGCCGAGGCTTCCAAAGCGGCACTGGCAGCCAGCGGACGTTTCTCGGCACCGATTGTAACGCCGATTCTGCCCGCCAAGCCATTTTATCCGGCAGAGGAATATCACCAGGATTACCACCGCAAAAACCCCGGGCATTACAAGCGTTACCGCAAGGGCTCCGGCCGGGAAGCTTTTATTGAAAATCACTGGAAGCATAGCGAGGACAAGCAGAGCCTCAAGGAGCGCCTGACTCAGTTGCAGTATGAGGTTACACAGAATAATGCGACTGAATCACCGTTCCGCAATGAGTTCTGGGACCATCATGGTGACGGTCTGTACGTAGATATCGTTTCGGGAGAACCGCTCTTCAGCTCTACGGATAAATATGATTCCGGCTGCGGCTGGCCCAGCTTCACCCGCCCGATCCGCGATTATGCTGTCAAAGAAAAGACAGATCTCAGCCATCTGATGATCCGCACCGAGGTGCGCAGCCAAACCGCCGACTCCCATCTCGGACACGTTTTTACTGACGGTCCGGGTGAAAACGGTCTGCGTTATTGCATCAATTCAGCTGCTCTGCGTTTTGTGCCTAAGGAAGATCTGGAAAAGGAAGGCTACGGGGAGTACCGTGTGCTATTTTAGTACGCATAAGCTGAGTCTGACCTCAATTAGCAGAAATTAGCCCATATAAAAAGCCTTCAGCCCGTTAATAAACGTGGCGGAGGCTTTATTTATGGGCATGTCCTTTTAAGCCATTACAGAAACAAACTCATCCCCGGTGCATCAGCAGCTCTCCTCACAAAACCAAACCGTTCATAAAATTCTGCTTTGCCGCTTGCTGCAGACAGCTGAATCCAGCGGATACCTTTTGCTTTACAGTGGCTGATCAAATGTTCCATTACCATACTTCCAATCCCGTAGCCCTGAAAATCGGGTAATACGATCACATCGCAAATAATGCACTGGATGACTCCGTCTGATACAATCCTGCCGGATGCTGCAAGTCTTCCGTCTTTTACAACACTCAATATGTACCAGCTGTTTATCAATGATTCCTGAAGCATCTCTGCCGTCCAGCGGCCTTCCGGATCCCAGCCTGTTGACTGATAGAGCCCGTAATATTCTTTTTCCTCAGGGAGTTTATTAAGAAAAATCAAATCAACCAAAACCCTTTCCCTCCATTTGCAGTATAGCTGCACAAACGTAACCAGCATATAATCCCCTCCGGCAATCCTCTGCACCACTTCTCTTCACAAAGAAAAAATCCGGAGGGTCAATTGCATTTTTTTCTAACTATGAATTCAATTGTCATCCTCTTCTTTGACCGGAGCAGCCGTTACCCTGGTTTTAAGCCGCATGCGTATAATGAGCACTACAGCAGCAACGACCGCAAATACAACCAGTATCGGCAAGGCTGCAGCCAGGAAGACAAACAGCCACTGGAACGTTACCGACAAGGCATGCAGACTCTTGGAGAGCGCATCGGATGCCCGTGTCAGCAGCGGACCCTGCTCCTTTTTCTGGATATCAACAATGCCTGAGTCCGTCTGATAGAGCCGCAGCTCTACTGTAGAAAAGGATACATTCTGGTCGATATAACGCATTCTGCCTTTGATCTGCTCAATGGACTCCTGGATCGCTCCAAGCTCATTGGCAAAAGCTACAAGATCCGAGGATTTGGTCGCTTTTGACATAAAATCGATGTACTGGGTTTCCATCAGCTGCTTGGCCTTCAGCCGTGATTCCAGATCTACATATTCCTCCGATACATCCTGGCCTTCAATGCTCCGCTGAACCCCCTCGTTCTTAATCAGCTCTAATTTATCAAGAAACGGGGAGAATCCGGCCGCCGGCACCTTCAGCACAAAAGTACCGCCTTTTTCGTAGTCAGTCATATTCTCGGTAAATCCGATAATATAGCCTCCAGCCAGTGTCACCAGGTTGCGTACTTCCGACTGGGCTGCACCGTAATCCTCTACTTCCATGGTAAGGTTCGCTTTGTAGATCAGCTTTTTGTTCAGTCCGGCTGCCACGTCAACGCCGCTGAACCCGGATGTTTCCGACGTGCCGCCCTGTGCCTGCTGTCCTGAAGCTGCGCCTTTATCAGCCGTACTTCTGCCGCTGGTTACCACTGCTGCCTTGCCGTCCGCAGCAGCCTGATTCAGGTCCAAGTCTGCTGAACCGCCGTACTCCATCGTTTCTGCAGCTGCAGGCGCTGCTTGCGTTGAGGCTTCGCTGGCTGTCCCCTTATCCGCCGCTGCATTATCACTTGCCGAATTGTTGTCACCTGAACCGCAGCCCGCCAGTGTTACCGCCAAAACCAATAATCCTGTTAAGTAATGCAGACCCCTTTTGCGCATACTCATTCCTCCAAAAGTGTAGTGGAAATTCCGCTTCTTTTGTTCTCTACAACCAGCCGTTCCGCTTCTGTCTGTTTTTCAGCAGATCAGCCTACCCATTTGACGTTCCAAATGCTGGAAGGTTGCAGGAGGAGGCCGTCAAAGCCCATTATTATTTAAACTTTTTCCCATAATCAACAAAATAGACATAAAAAAAGACCCTCCATCACCGGATGATCCTGTTTGCGCAAATTCGCTTTTTTTGCTACAATGATCGTGTCTAACAAGACAAGATACACCAAATACCCTATATTCCTAAGAATAAGGGTACGGTTCTGTTCGGACAAGCTCCACCTTGTTGAACAGGACATGCTATTGTGCACTGACAACTTGATAATCTACTATAAGGGGAGGTGACCCTCATGGCAAAAGACGTTATGTGTGCAGTAAACTCTTGCACCTACTGGGCTGAAGAGAACAAATGTAGCGCTGAAACAATCTTCGTTGCTTATCACAGTTCCAAGGAGCCGAAGCACTCTGAGGAAACAGACTGCAAAACATTCGAAAGCAAATAAGTAATACCTTAGAAGGGACCCTCCACGGTTCCTTCTTTTCTGTTTCTCATTTTATCAAGAATGATAATTATTATCAAGTGTTTTAGTGAAAAAATCTTTACTTCAAGGCCAGCCCCCTGTGATGCGGCATGATTGCAAACCCAGATGAATCACCGTACAATGGGTTTACGCTTTCACGATAAACAAATCCGGAGGGTGAATGATGATCAAGCAAATCGGCCAAATTATGCTCTATGTAAATGATCAGGACCAGGCAGTACGCTTTTGGACAGAGAAGCTCGGGTTTATCAAGGTTTCGGAAAATGACAACGGACAAGGCCTGCGCTGGATTGAGATTTCGCCGGCAGAAGGCGCCCAGACCTCCTTTGTTCTTCATAACAAGCAGCTTATCGCCCAAATGCAGCCGGAGCTTCACCTTGGCACACCTTCCATTATACTTTACACTGACGACCTGGACGGGCTGTATCAGGATTTTCAGGATAAGGGGATTACGGTCGGGGATCTGGTAGACATGCCGGAGGGCCGGGTATTCAACTTTGCCGATGATGAGAATAACTACTTTGCCGTTATTCAGAAATAACATAAAAATTACGCCACCACAGCAATGTGGTGGCGTTTATTATGTCCATGCGGCATACTCAGATGCTTTTCACTCTGATTGCCGTCTTTTTATACCCCGACTGCCTTTCTTACCTGCACTGCCGCCTCGACCATATTACGCAGCGCCGCACCGGTTTCTTCCCAGCCTCTGGTTTTCAGGCCGCAGTCCGGATTAATCCAGAACTGTCCGGCATCAAGAACACGCAAGGCACGTTCAATGCTGGCAGTCATTTCCTTGGTATCCGGTACCCGCGGGCTGTGGATATCATATACCCCAAGCCCGATGCCCTTATCATATTCCTGCTCCTCAAAGCTGACAATCAGCTCGCCGTGGCTGCGTGAGGTTTCAATGGAGATGACATCGGCATCCATGGCTGAGATGGAATCAATCATATCGTTAAATTCACTGTAGCACATATGGGTGTGGATTTGTGTTGTATCCTTGACCGGGTTCGTAGCAATCCGGAAAGCCCGTACTGCCCAGTTCAAATAGTTCTCATGATCCTCTATTTTCAGCGGCAGCCCTTCACGGATGGCCGGCTCATCTACCTGAATCATCTCGATTCCCGCATCCTCCAAGGCCTTCACCTCCTGGCGCAGCGCCAGGGCAATCTGGTTCGCCACCGCTTCACGGCTCAGGTCATCGCGGACGAAGGACCAGTTCAGAATCGTCACCGGACCGGTGAGCATTCCTTTTACCGGCAGCTTCGTGAGCGACTGGGCGTATACGCTTTCCTTGACGGTCATCGGCTCAACAAACGCAACATCCGCATAGATAACCGGCGGCTTCACGCAGCGTGAGCCGTAGGACTGCACCCAGCCCCCCTTGGTGAACAGGTAGCCGGCCAGCTTCTCACCGAAGAACTCAACCATATCTGTCCGCTCGAACTCCCCGTGCACCAGCACATCCAGTCCCAGCTCCTCCTGAAAAGCGATGACGTCAGCGATCTGCTGGCGGACAAATCCGTCGTAGCGCTCCTGGCTCCATACACCCTTGCGCCATTTGAGACGGGCCTGCCGCACCTCAGCCGTCTGCGGGAAGCTGCCGATTGTCGTTGTCGGCAGCAGCGGCAGCTGCCATTTCTCGCGCTGTACCTTCTGCCGCTCGGCAAAAGGCAGGCTGCGGCTGTCCGGCAGCTGCTGGAGGCCTGCTGCCTGCTCGGCAACATCCTTACGGCCGCGTTCAGGCAGTGCGCGGAAGAGGGACAAGGCTTCGCGGTTCTCGGCCAGTGCTGCAGCATAGCTGTCCTGCCCATCCGCTGCCGCTGCTGCAATCAGGCTCAGCTCGGCCAGCTTCTCGTCCGCGAAGGCGATAGCGTTCTTGACCGTGCTCTTCAGCCGGTCTTCCCCCTGCACCGATACCGGGACATGCAGCAGACTGCAGGATGGCTGCAGGATCAGCCGCTCGTCCGGCACGAAGTTTCTCAGCTGGCGCACCAGCTCCAGCTTAGCCGCAGCATCGCTGCGCCAGATGTTGCGCCCGTCAATGATGCCGGCGCCGAGCCACTTGTCTTCCGGCCAGCCCAGCCGCCGGATGGAATCGAGATTCGCTCCGCCATCATGTACAAAGTCCAGGCCAAGTCCGGCCACCGGGAGTTTCAGCAGCGCTTCCAGCGGCTCCGCAGCCTCAAAATAAGTCTGCAGCAGCAGCTTGAGCCCCGGCACTTGGGAGGCTATCGTCCCGTAAATGTGCTCCAGCAGCTTGATCTCTTCTGCGTTCAGGCCGGTGACAACCGCCGCCTCATCAATCTGCACCCAGGCTACCCCTTCCTCCTGCAGCTCCTGCAGCAGCTGAATGTAGACCGGCAGGAAGCGGTCCGCTACTGCTGCAATATCTGCAGCCCGGAAGCCCTTGGACAGCTTCAGGAACGTGTAAAGGCCGAGTACAACCGGCTTGCCTTCGATTCCAGCCTGCTCTTTGGCGAAGCGGTAAGCGGCAAGCGGCTTATTGGCTGTCAGCACCGGAGTCTGCTCACCGATTTCCGGTACGATATAGTGATAGTTCGTATTGAACCATTTGGTCATTTCGCAGGCTGTAGCTCCGGCGCTGCCTCGGGCCATTGCAAAATACAGCTCCAGGGAAATCTCTCCGCCCTCATAGCCATAACGCGGAGGAATGATGCCAAACATAGCGGCTGTGTCCAGCACATGATCATAAAAGGTGAAGTCGCCGACCGGAATCAGATCAATTCCGGCGTGCTGCTGTGTTTTCAGGTGCTGAAGCTGAAGTCCCGACATGCCGGACCGGAGCTCCTTCTCACTGATTTTACCGCTCCAGAAATCTTCGAGCAGCTTCTTCCACTCCCGGTTTCTGCCGATTCTCGGATAACCGAGGCTGCTGGTTGTTATTGTGCTGGACATAATGACTCACTCCTGTTTCGTATGAAA contains these protein-coding regions:
- a CDS encoding DUF4349 domain-containing protein codes for the protein MSMRKRGLHYLTGLLVLAVTLAGCGSGDNNSASDNAAADKGTASEASTQAAPAAAETMEYGGSADLDLNQAAADGKAAVVTSGRSTADKGAASGQQAQGGTSETSGFSGVDVAAGLNKKLIYKANLTMEVEDYGAAQSEVRNLVTLAGGYIIGFTENMTDYEKGGTFVLKVPAAGFSPFLDKLELIKNEGVQRSIEGQDVSEEYVDLESRLKAKQLMETQYIDFMSKATKSSDLVAFANELGAIQESIEQIKGRMRYIDQNVSFSTVELRLYQTDSGIVDIQKKEQGPLLTRASDALSKSLHALSVTFQWLFVFLAAALPILVVFAVVAAVVLIIRMRLKTRVTAAPVKEEDDN
- a CDS encoding DUF1540 domain-containing protein produces the protein MAKDVMCAVNSCTYWAEENKCSAETIFVAYHSSKEPKHSEETDCKTFESK
- a CDS encoding VOC family protein: MIKQIGQIMLYVNDQDQAVRFWTEKLGFIKVSENDNGQGLRWIEISPAEGAQTSFVLHNKQLIAQMQPELHLGTPSIILYTDDLDGLYQDFQDKGITVGDLVDMPEGRVFNFADDENNYFAVIQK
- the msrB gene encoding peptide-methionine (R)-S-oxide reductase MsrB, whose translation is MSEFQSEHIGSKTEKATFAGGCFWCMVSPFEDLPGIAGIISGYTGGHTVNPTYQEVCSETTGHVEAVQITFNPEIFPYSKLLELFWQQIDPTDAGGQFHDRGTSYGTAIFYHSEEQRQEAEASKAALAASGRFSAPIVTPILPAKPFYPAEEYHQDYHRKNPGHYKRYRKGSGREAFIENHWKHSEDKQSLKERLTQLQYEVTQNNATESPFRNEFWDHHGDGLYVDIVSGEPLFSSTDKYDSGCGWPSFTRPIRDYAVKEKTDLSHLMIRTEVRSQTADSHLGHVFTDGPGENGLRYCINSAALRFVPKEDLEKEGYGEYRVLF
- a CDS encoding GNAT family N-acetyltransferase, producing the protein MVDLIFLNKLPEEKEYYGLYQSTGWDPEGRWTAEMLQESLINSWYILSVVKDGRLAASGRIVSDGVIQCIICDVIVLPDFQGYGIGSMVMEHLISHCKAKGIRWIQLSAASGKAEFYERFGFVRRAADAPGMSLFL
- the metE gene encoding 5-methyltetrahydropteroyltriglutamate--homocysteine S-methyltransferase, translated to MSSTITTSSLGYPRIGRNREWKKLLEDFWSGKISEKELRSGMSGLQLQHLKTQQHAGIDLIPVGDFTFYDHVLDTAAMFGIIPPRYGYEGGEISLELYFAMARGSAGATACEMTKWFNTNYHYIVPEIGEQTPVLTANKPLAAYRFAKEQAGIEGKPVVLGLYTFLKLSKGFRAADIAAVADRFLPVYIQLLQELQEEGVAWVQIDEAAVVTGLNAEEIKLLEHIYGTIASQVPGLKLLLQTYFEAAEPLEALLKLPVAGLGLDFVHDGGANLDSIRRLGWPEDKWLGAGIIDGRNIWRSDAAAKLELVRQLRNFVPDERLILQPSCSLLHVPVSVQGEDRLKSTVKNAIAFADEKLAELSLIAAAAADGQDSYAAALAENREALSLFRALPERGRKDVAEQAAGLQQLPDSRSLPFAERQKVQREKWQLPLLPTTTIGSFPQTAEVRQARLKWRKGVWSQERYDGFVRQQIADVIAFQEELGLDVLVHGEFERTDMVEFFGEKLAGYLFTKGGWVQSYGSRCVKPPVIYADVAFVEPMTVKESVYAQSLTKLPVKGMLTGPVTILNWSFVRDDLSREAVANQIALALRQEVKALEDAGIEMIQVDEPAIREGLPLKIEDHENYLNWAVRAFRIATNPVKDTTQIHTHMCYSEFNDMIDSISAMDADVISIETSRSHGELIVSFEEQEYDKGIGLGVYDIHSPRVPDTKEMTASIERALRVLDAGQFWINPDCGLKTRGWEETGAALRNMVEAAVQVRKAVGV